The DNA segment ATTCGATATCAGGAATACGGCAATGATTACCAGGAATATGATGAAGAGCATGCCGCCCTCTCGGATTTTTTCAAAGGTGGCAATCATACCGCTGGTGGATTCCCCGCCATATTCCGCAGATACGATTCCCTTCATATCCGCAATTTTTTTAGCTGTTTGCTGAATATCCTTTCCGTTTTTCATTTCAATCAGAAATGTGTCGCGAATTGGATTTGCCTTCCCCTCATACATATCAAACAAAGAGGAATCCTCACTGTATTCTGCTTTATAATTCTCCAGCTCTTCTTTTCCTGTGGAAAGCTTCACACTTTTCACCGTATCCAGCTTCTTAATATCCTGCAATAGCTGCTGCTTCTGCTTATCCTTTACGATCGTATCAATACTGGCACGTATCGTAACCTGCTGTTCGATGTTTTTTGTAAACCCGTTCAGATTGCTGGTAATCAGCATGAATACGGAAATCAGAATCAGGGTAATGGCTACCGCTACGGATGCGGAAAAGGTCAGACCAAAGTGCCGGACTATATTTTTATAGGTCATTTTCAAATGAAATTTTATATATCTGTAAAGTTTTTTCATAGGCTTATCACTCAATTTCTCTTACCTAATAATGATACCCTAGCGATAGTGGAAAGTAAAGCAGTTTCAGAATTTGTAAGATTTGAAATTTCTTCAAATGCTGCAAACAGGCGGTTTACACTACCCTGTTTATGGAAATAAACGCTGTAAATTCAGGTGAACAGGCTCATTGTCCGCAAGACAGCCCAGTACAGGGTAACCGCTGAGCAGTTCGATTGTTTTTTTATTATCCTGATGCAATCGGTCACTGTCATGATAATGATTGAGTAAAAAGCCGGCAATCGGGATATGCAGCTGTTGTGCATAATGGACACTCAGCATACAGGAATTGATCGTGCCCAGTCCTGCGTCCGCAACAATGAGCAATGCAAAGCCACTCATACGCATAACATCACTGAGCATGATACACTCCTCGTCAAGACGAAGCGGACAGACCATACCGCCGCTGCCCTCAACAATTA comes from the Erysipelotrichaceae bacterium 66202529 genome and includes:
- a CDS encoding FtsX-like permease family protein, producing MSDKPMKKLYRYIKFHLKMTYKNIVRHFGLTFSASVAVAITLILISVFMLITSNLNGFTKNIEQQVTIRASIDTIVKDKQKQQLLQDIKKLDTVKSVKLSTGKEELENYKAEYSEDSSLFDMYEGKANPIRDTFLIEMKNGKDIQQTAKKIADMKGIVSAEYGGESTSGMIATFEKIREGGMLFIIFLVIIAVFLISNKIKMSIYTRKQEIAIMRFVGASNWAIKFPMMLEGIFIGLLGSLVPVLLTIFGYQYIHNALGGTFMSNMFVLQKVFPLTLEISEVLVLIGMLVGLVGSFFSTTRYLHWKR
- the bioD gene encoding dethiobiotin synthase, which gives rise to MSQGIFITATATDAGKTYVSAGLLKQLLSEGIHAGYYKAAASDAHRVEGSWLADDLDTVRRLSGVEKESSLVSYTYHSSVSPHLAAVLEQRPIERSVIKNDLQHMLDTHEFLIVEGSGGMVCPLRLDEECIMLSDVMRMSGFALLIVADAGLGTINSCMLSVHYAQQLHIPIAGFLLNHYHDSDRLHQDNKKTIELLSGYPVLGCLADNEPVHLNLQRLFP